A single window of Thalassomonas viridans DNA harbors:
- the htpG gene encoding molecular chaperone HtpG — MSETGQKEVHGFQTEVKQLLQLMIHSLYSNKEIFLRELVSNAADAADKLRFRALSDADLYEGDGELRVRVSADKENNTITISDNGIGMTRDDVIEHLGTIAKSGTAEFFSKLSGDQAADSQLIGQFGVGFYSAFIVADKVTVRTRIAGGAASDGVQWTSAGEGDFTVEGIEKAGRGTDIILHLKEDEAEFLDDWRLKSIVTKYSDHISVSVEMLTPEVAEVPESEGPDGEKIPAVPAKPAEWQACNKATALWTREKSELNDDEYKEFYKHVSHDFSDPLLWAHNKVEGKTEYTSLLYIPSKAPFDMYNREKQHGLKLYVQRVFIMDDAEQFMPTYLRFVKGLLDSNDLPLNVSREILQDNKVTQAIRKGCTKRVLTMLERLGKNDKEKYQTFWDEFGQVLKEGPAEDMTHKEQIAKLLRFASTHENNATQNVSLAEYVERMKEGQDKIYFVVADSFEAAKNSPHLEVFRKKGIEVLLLSDRIDEWLISHLTEFDGKQLQSVARGGLNLGDMEDEEAKEAQEKLEQEFDSVVTRIKEALGDKVKDVRLSQRLTDSPACIVTDEQDMSSQMMKLMQSVGQPVPESKPIFEINGEHDLVRHVADEQDDEQFKQWTEVLFEQAMLAERGSLQDPASFVSRLNKLMLSLTK, encoded by the coding sequence ATGTCTGAGACTGGTCAAAAAGAAGTTCATGGCTTTCAAACCGAAGTAAAACAATTACTTCAGTTAATGATACATTCACTGTATTCCAACAAAGAAATTTTCCTGCGTGAACTCGTTTCCAATGCCGCCGATGCTGCAGATAAACTGCGTTTTAGAGCTTTGTCCGATGCGGACTTATATGAAGGCGACGGTGAGTTGCGGGTGCGTGTCAGCGCCGATAAAGAAAATAACACCATCACGATTTCCGACAACGGTATCGGTATGACCCGTGACGATGTTATCGAGCACTTAGGTACGATAGCTAAATCCGGTACCGCCGAGTTTTTCTCTAAGTTATCCGGCGACCAGGCGGCTGATTCCCAGCTGATCGGCCAGTTCGGTGTCGGTTTTTACTCTGCCTTTATCGTGGCCGATAAAGTTACGGTACGTACCCGTATCGCCGGTGGCGCAGCCAGTGACGGTGTTCAGTGGACTTCTGCCGGTGAAGGTGACTTTACCGTTGAAGGTATCGAAAAGGCCGGCCGTGGTACCGACATTATCCTGCACCTGAAGGAAGACGAAGCAGAATTTCTTGATGACTGGCGCTTAAAGTCTATTGTCACTAAATACTCAGATCATATTTCCGTTTCGGTGGAAATGCTGACGCCGGAAGTGGCCGAAGTACCGGAAAGCGAAGGCCCTGACGGGGAGAAAATCCCGGCAGTACCGGCCAAGCCGGCAGAATGGCAAGCCTGTAACAAGGCTACCGCACTGTGGACGCGTGAGAAGTCTGAGTTGAACGACGACGAATATAAAGAATTCTACAAGCATGTATCCCATGACTTCTCTGATCCTCTGTTATGGGCCCATAACAAGGTAGAAGGTAAAACCGAATATACCAGCCTGCTTTATATTCCGTCCAAGGCGCCGTTTGATATGTACAACCGTGAAAAACAGCACGGATTAAAGCTTTATGTACAGCGTGTCTTCATCATGGATGACGCCGAGCAGTTTATGCCGACCTACTTACGTTTCGTAAAAGGTCTGCTTGACTCGAATGACCTGCCGTTAAACGTATCCCGTGAAATTTTACAGGACAACAAGGTCACCCAGGCTATCCGCAAGGGTTGTACTAAGCGCGTATTAACTATGCTTGAGCGTTTAGGCAAAAACGATAAAGAGAAATATCAGACTTTCTGGGATGAATTCGGCCAAGTGTTAAAAGAAGGCCCGGCGGAAGACATGACCCACAAAGAGCAAATTGCCAAGTTATTGCGTTTTGCCTCGACCCATGAAAACAACGCCACCCAAAATGTTTCCCTAGCGGAATATGTGGAGCGCATGAAAGAAGGCCAGGACAAGATCTACTTCGTGGTTGCCGACAGTTTTGAAGCCGCGAAAAACAGCCCGCACCTGGAAGTTTTCCGCAAGAAAGGCATCGAAGTCTTATTGCTGTCTGACCGCATCGATGAGTGGTTGATCAGCCACTTAACCGAGTTTGACGGCAAGCAGCTGCAATCGGTTGCCCGTGGCGGTCTGAACCTGGGTGATATGGAAGATGAAGAAGCCAAAGAAGCCCAGGAAAAACTGGAGCAGGAGTTTGATTCTGTCGTGACCCGCATCAAGGAAGCCTTAGGTGACAAGGTTAAAGACGTGCGCCTGTCGCAGCGTTTAACGGACTCTCCGGCCTGTATCGTTACCGACGAGCAGGACATGAGCAGCCAGATGATGAAGCTGATGCAGTCCGTAGGGCAGCCGGTACCTGAATCTAAGCCTATTTTTGAAATCAACGGTGAGCATGACCTGGTGCGTCATGTTGCGGATGAGCAGGATGATGAGCAGTTCAAGCAATGGACCGAAGTCTTGTTTGAACAGGCGATGCTGGCGGAGCGCGGCAGCCTGCAGGATCCAGCTAGCTTTGTTAGCCGTTTGAATAAGCTTATGCTGAGCCTGACCAAGTAA
- the recR gene encoding recombination mediator RecR yields the protein MKFSPLVQELIDSLRCLSGVGAKTAQRMAFHLLERNRHGGMKLSDALGRAMDSIGHCQKCRNFTEQDLCDICQSPKRQLAEIICIVESPADVIAIEQTGEFTGQYFVLMGHLSPIDGIGPDDLGLDTLAKHLASGQYKEMILATNPTVEGEATAHYIADLARESQVSVSRIAHGVPVGGELEYVDGNTLSHALSGRKNYSA from the coding sequence ATGAAATTCAGTCCTTTAGTACAAGAGTTAATCGACTCGTTACGCTGCCTGTCGGGTGTCGGTGCGAAAACCGCACAACGCATGGCTTTTCATTTGCTCGAACGTAACCGTCACGGCGGCATGAAGTTGTCGGATGCCCTGGGACGGGCCATGGACAGTATAGGCCACTGCCAGAAATGCCGTAATTTTACCGAGCAGGACTTATGTGATATCTGCCAAAGTCCCAAACGTCAGCTGGCTGAAATTATCTGTATTGTTGAAAGTCCGGCGGATGTGATCGCAATCGAGCAAACCGGTGAGTTTACCGGCCAGTATTTTGTTTTGATGGGGCACCTTTCTCCTATCGACGGCATAGGTCCGGACGACCTGGGGCTTGATACCCTGGCCAAACATCTGGCCAGCGGCCAATACAAGGAAATGATCCTGGCAACCAATCCTACGGTGGAAGGGGAGGCAACCGCCCATTATATTGCCGATCTTGCCCGGGAATCCCAGGTGAGTGTTTCCAGGATAGCCCATGGCGTGCCTGTTGGCGGCGAGCTGGAATATGTCGACGGTAATACCTTGTCCCATGCTTTATCTGGCAGAAAAAATTACAGTGCCTGA
- a CDS encoding YbaB/EbfC family nucleoid-associated protein — protein sequence MMMKGGMGNLMKQAQQMQAKMQKAQEELANMEVTGESGAGLVKVTMTGSHSVRRVEIDDTLFEDDKEMVEDLVAAAFNDAVRRVEEQNKAKMGDLTGGLQMPPGFKMPF from the coding sequence ATTATGATGAAAGGTGGCATGGGCAACTTGATGAAGCAGGCCCAACAGATGCAAGCTAAAATGCAAAAAGCACAGGAAGAGCTGGCGAATATGGAAGTAACCGGTGAATCCGGTGCAGGCTTAGTGAAAGTGACTATGACCGGCAGCCACAGCGTACGTCGTGTTGAAATCGATGACACCCTTTTTGAAGACGACAAAGAAATGGTGGAAGATCTGGTAGCGGCCGCATTTAACGATGCCGTACGCCGGGTGGAAGAGCAGAACAAAGCCAAAATGGGCGATTTAACCGGCGGCCTGCAAATGCCACCGGGATTCAAAATGCCTTTCTAA